One genomic segment of Leptospira sp. WS92.C1 includes these proteins:
- a CDS encoding Hsp20/alpha crystallin family protein: MNNLAKTHDPFLSINNLDHFFHNWNEFLQKDWVRHVPAVNVMKTKEGYELECAAPGLDKKDFKIDLEGDILTISATKKTESKEEDKHYSKREYNYSSFSRSFNLPDVVDKEKIAAKYENGVLKLTLPQSANGKKVEQKINVQ, encoded by the coding sequence ATGAACAATCTTGCAAAAACTCACGACCCTTTTTTGAGCATCAATAACTTGGATCATTTCTTCCACAACTGGAACGAGTTCCTGCAAAAGGATTGGGTGCGCCATGTACCCGCTGTAAACGTTATGAAAACAAAGGAAGGATACGAATTGGAGTGCGCCGCTCCCGGTTTGGATAAAAAGGATTTCAAGATCGACCTCGAAGGAGACATACTGACGATCAGCGCTACGAAAAAAACCGAATCCAAAGAAGAAGACAAACACTACAGCAAACGAGAATACAATTATTCCTCTTTTTCCCGCTCCTTCAATCTTCCCGATGTCGTAGACAAGGAAAAAATCGCGGCGAAATACGAAAACGGAGTTTTGAAACTCACGCTTCCACAAAGCGCAAATGGAAAAAAGGTAGAGCAAAAGATAAACGTTCAGTAG